A genomic segment from Methanomicrobium sp. W14 encodes:
- the nadA gene encoding quinolinate synthase NadA translates to MTIADDIKRLKKEKNAVVLVHNYQPPEIQDLADFTGDSLELAIKAREAKEDIIVLCGVMFMAETAKILNPGKKVILPAKDAGCPLADFLTPEAVRKAKEAHPGAEVVLYVNSTAGCKAEADITCTSANAVQVCRSLKSDTILFGPDSNLASWVAENVPEKTIIPVPKNGHCPVHMVFKPSDAEDAKKNGYTAVCHPECSKEVRDKCSLVASTGGMVREAGRSERWAVLTEKDMAYRLKKKFPGKEFFSFPDAVCKDMKLITPEMLKESLEDEGPEITVPGEIMKRAGCAIRRMMDIKR, encoded by the coding sequence ATGACTATAGCAGATGACATAAAAAGGCTGAAAAAAGAGAAGAATGCAGTAGTTCTCGTGCACAACTACCAGCCCCCGGAGATACAGGACCTGGCTGACTTTACGGGAGACAGCCTTGAGCTTGCAATAAAGGCAAGGGAGGCGAAAGAGGACATAATAGTTCTGTGCGGTGTTATGTTCATGGCTGAGACAGCCAAAATTTTAAACCCGGGGAAAAAAGTAATCCTCCCGGCAAAGGACGCAGGATGCCCTCTCGCGGACTTTCTGACGCCTGAAGCCGTCCGTAAGGCAAAAGAGGCGCATCCGGGTGCAGAGGTCGTCCTCTATGTTAATTCAACGGCAGGGTGCAAGGCGGAAGCAGACATAACCTGTACGTCGGCAAATGCTGTCCAGGTATGCAGGTCTCTTAAAAGCGATACGATACTCTTCGGACCTGACTCAAACCTTGCTTCGTGGGTTGCGGAAAACGTCCCTGAAAAGACTATTATTCCTGTTCCAAAGAACGGTCACTGCCCGGTCCATATGGTATTCAAGCCCTCAGATGCAGAAGACGCGAAAAAAAATGGTTATACTGCTGTCTGCCACCCCGAATGCTCAAAAGAAGTCCGGGACAAATGCAGTCTCGTAGCATCAACTGGCGGTATGGTAAGAGAAGCGGGCAGGTCTGAGAGATGGGCGGTTCTGACGGAAAAAGACATGGCCTACAGGCTGAAAAAGAAGTTTCCGGGAAAAGAGTTTTTTTCCTTCCCTGATGCGGTCTGCAAAGACATGAAGCTCATAACGCCTGAAATGCTTAAAGAGTCCCTTGAAGATGAGGGGCCCGAGATAACCGTTCCCGGCGAAATAATGAAGAGGGCGGGGTGTGCAATAAGACGTATGATGGATATAAAGAGGTGA
- the nadX gene encoding aspartate dehydrogenase, with protein sequence MMRVGLLGCGNVGGIIAEKKNGINIKAVYDSAYSSAKRLAGATGAVACENFEDFLAQDIDIVVEAASVSAVYEHAEEVLLSGKDIVILSVGALSDSEFKDRLVSVAGENNRKIRIPSGAVMGIDNLKIGQISKLSKLLLRTTKNPRSLRVDTKERTLVFSGRADECIKKFPKNINVAIALELASGREVDVELWADPAVEKNTHEIFAEGDFGNFYLKIENNPSPQNPATSYLAALSIIVLLKNLEKPLIIGT encoded by the coding sequence ATGATGCGTGTCGGTCTGCTTGGCTGCGGAAATGTCGGAGGAATAATTGCGGAAAAGAAAAACGGAATTAATATTAAAGCCGTTTATGACTCTGCATACTCCAGTGCAAAGCGCCTTGCCGGTGCAACAGGTGCTGTGGCCTGTGAAAATTTTGAGGATTTTCTGGCACAGGACATTGATATAGTCGTTGAAGCCGCTTCTGTAAGTGCGGTATACGAACATGCGGAGGAAGTGCTCTTGTCCGGAAAGGATATAGTAATCCTTTCTGTAGGTGCTTTGTCTGACAGCGAGTTCAAAGACCGCCTTGTATCTGTTGCCGGCGAAAATAACAGGAAGATAAGAATCCCGAGCGGTGCCGTAATGGGCATTGACAACCTCAAGATAGGCCAGATATCAAAGCTTTCAAAACTCCTTTTAAGGACTACCAAAAACCCGCGTTCACTTAGAGTGGATACAAAAGAGAGGACTCTTGTCTTTTCAGGAAGGGCTGACGAGTGCATAAAGAAGTTTCCGAAGAACATCAATGTAGCAATAGCGCTTGAACTTGCGTCAGGGCGTGAAGTGGACGTCGAACTCTGGGCAGACCCGGCTGTCGAAAAAAACACGCATGAGATATTTGCTGAAGGGGATTTCGGCAACTTTTACCTGAAGATAGAGAACAATCCCTCGCCCCAGAACCCGGCGACAAGCTACCTTGCGGCCCTTTCGATAATAGTCCTCCTGAAAAACCTTGAAAAACCGCTGATAATAGGAACCTGA